In Spinacia oleracea cultivar Varoflay chromosome 5, BTI_SOV_V1, whole genome shotgun sequence, a single window of DNA contains:
- the LOC110799891 gene encoding uncharacterized protein, with protein MWACTSSTTSGGVKLKDGLSNSNAECSDDDASFDTNREEGLECPICWESFNLVENVPYVLWCGHTLCKNCVLGLPWAALKFPTLPIQLPFFISCPWCNLLSPRMMYKGALRFPRKNYFILWMVESMNGDRTRSCASGLGEFRSLNGTTTTGMSTHSHHREIPESQEGNHNNITVVRQYFNRERLNMSLRKSLAFLVHLTAKFPLVVIFLLVTLYAIPASAAILALYLLITVLFAFPSFLVLYFAYPSLDWLVREILT; from the coding sequence ATGTGGGCCTGTACTTCAAGCACCACATCTGGCGGTGTCAAGTTGAAGGATGGTCTTTCAAATTCAAATGCAGAGTGCTCAGATGACGATGCATCTTTTGATACCAACCGTGAGGAAGGGTTGGAGTGCCCAATTTGCTGGGAATCCTTCAATCTGGTTGAGAATGTACCGTATGTATTATGGTGTGGTCACACTCTGTGCAAGAATTGTGTTCTGGGACTTCCATGGGCTGCTCTGAAATTTCCCACTCTCCCAATCCAGCTTCCATTCTTCATCTCCTGTCCGTGGTGCAATTTACTCTCTCCTCGGATGATGTACAAAGGTGCTCTGAGATTCCCTCGGAAAAATTACTTTATCCTCTGGATGGTTGAGAGTATGAACGGGGATAGGACACGGTCTTGTGCATCTGGACTTGGGGAATTTCGTTCTTTGAATGGAACTACAACTACTGGTATGTCTACCCATTCGCATCATCGGGAAATTCCAGAGTCACAAGAAGGGAATCACAACAACATTACCGTTGTACGTCAGTATTTCAATAGAGAGAGACTCAACATGTCACTTCGTAAGTCTTTGGCATTTTTAGTTCACTTGACTGCTAAATTTCCCCTTGTGGTGATATTCCTTCTTGTCACCCTTTATGCGATACCTGCAAGTGCCGCCATCTTGGCTTTGTATCTTCTCATCACTGTTCTTTTTGCCTTCCCGTCTTTCCTCGTGCTCTACTTTGCTTACCCCAGTTTGGATTGGTTGGTTAGAGAAATTCTCACCTGA
- the LOC110799899 gene encoding uncharacterized protein has translation MAEENDDKAVAFEDMELESGDTMTNDKPSATEATDNSIYQSKVESGIVDVEEADKLTDGTSDASTKEEDEDSRGNITERVLVEKFPTEDTDLSVGHLRKKSDIVLVGPNHKFVVRSRYRSASMGSCHDLCKNGHKHEPEKKIKRLITRTNREAQPLMKTTSEDLGKRVPEKVAKKKENNRRISLSGPLPENSPLMRMDNSFRKKDINQLKMKHTVPSPGNSSSSKIETRAFRRTLTESSNSQNSSTQKVKDIKKLKEVGSFSKGEKEVKLKELVCSSPETSVKDADHSKGEKRIKVKDLMSNSPKTPLKKSPSFKARLYKNSRSSSRSKKQINPEEPEIDGHDDDIPKKILGMIEPSTRMKPAEKTSNIILPGKTQGSKGNRKGNGFSLLSSSSRLSSRNQGEDQQGSEAATKNKEFGVKTEDGGSKTRTARAKSAVSRRMKNLEFKHTKQSDTIREDGWSKTNNASRAKSTVDPKLKAIRKDKSRLEEKDASAWKVKFKRGTVVALQTTNNAPKKLRFKRAKYLGEDENGKSDADRKSKNENDVGNETHDAELGPEKVRLRHQEASEKKDDVDLNNVIEETASKLVKTRKSKVKALVGAFETVMSLRDRKHLVEPSAS, from the coding sequence ATGGCGGAGGAAAATGATGATAAGGCTGTAGCATTTGAAGATATGGAGCTGGAAAGTGGTGATACAATGACGAATGACAAACCATCAGCAACAGAAGCTACTGATAACAGCATTTACCAGAGTAAAGTGGAATCTGGCATTGTTGATGTGGAAGAAGCAGATAAATTGACCGATGGAACGTCTGATGCTTCAACcaaggaagaagatgaagattcCAGAGGCAATATTACAGAGAGGGTGCTTGTAGAAAAGTTCCCAACCGAAGATACTGATCTTTCTGTAGGCCATCTGAGGAAAAAATCTGACATAGTTCTTGTTGGTCCAAATCATAAGTTTGTTGTTCGCTCTCGTTACCGTAGTGCTTCAATGGGTTCCTGCCATGATTTGTGCAAAAATGGACATAAACATGAGCCAGAGAAGAAGATTAAAAGACTAATAACGAGAACAAATAGAGAAGCTCAGCCCCTAATGAAGACAACTAGTGAAGACCTAGGAAAACGTGTACCAGAGAAAGTggccaagaaaaaagaaaataaccGACGCATATCTCTTTCAGGTCCCCTACCAGAGAATTCTCCTCTAATGCGTATGGACAATAGTTTTCGTAAGAAAGACATAAATCAGTTGAAGATGAAGCATACAGTTCCAAGTCCTGGAAATTCAAGCAGCAGTAAGATTGAAACTCGAGCTTTCAGGAGAACATTGACTGAAAGTTCTAATTCGCAGAACAGCTCTACCCAAAAAGTCAAAGATATCAAGAAATTGAAGGAAGTAGGGAGCTTTAGCAAGGGTGAAAAGGAGGTCAAATTAAAAGAGCTAGTGTGTAGCTCTCCAGAGACGTCAGTTAAGGACGCTGATCATAGCAAGGGTGAAAAGAGGATCAAAGTAAAGGATTTGATGAGTAATTCTCCAAAGACACCTCTAAAGAAATCTCCAAGCTTCAAAGCAAGACTTTACAAGAATAGCAGGAGTTCTTCTCGGTCCAAAAAACAGATTAATCCTGAAGAACCAGAAATTGATGGACATGATGATGATATTCCTAAGAAAATATTGGGTATGATCGAACCAAGTACCAGAATGAAACCAGCTGAGAAGACTTCAAACATTATTCTACCTGGTAAAACTCAAGGATCTAAAGGTAACCGGAAAGGAAATGGGTTCAGTCTTCTGTCTTCCTCATCACGACTGTCTTCTCGAAATCAGGGAGAGGATCAGCAAGGTTCAGAGGCGGCTACAAAGAACAAAGAATTTGGTGTTAAAACAGAGGATGGTGGGTCAAAAACTAGAACAGCAAGAGCAAAATCAGCTGTGAGTCGCAGAATGAAAAATTTAGAGTTCAAACATACCAAACAGAGTGACACAATACGAGAAGATGGCTGGTCTAAAACTAACAACGCTTCAAGAGCTAAATCAACTGTGGATCCCAAATTGAAGGCAATAAGAAAAGACAAAAGTCGTTTGGAAGAGAAAGATGCTTCAGCTTGGAAGGTGAAATTCAAGAGAGGCACTGTGGTTGCCCTTCAGACTACAAACAATGCTCCAAAGAAACTCAGATTTAAAAGAGCTAAATATTTGGGTGAAGATGAAAATGGCAAGTCTGATGCTGATAGGAAATCGAAGAACGAGAATGATGTGGGAAATGAAACACATGATGCCGAACTTGGACCAGAGAAAGTTCGTTTGAGACACCAAGAAGCATCGGAGAAAAAAGACGATGTAGATTTGAACAATGTTATTGAAGAGACTGCAAGTAAGCTTGTCAAAACTAGGAAAAGTAAAGTCAAAGCTTTGGTGGGTGCTTTTGAAACTGTGATGTCTCTTCGTGATCGCAAACATCTGGTAGAACCTAGTGCCTCCTGA
- the LOC110799908 gene encoding transcription factor PIF7 isoform X2, with protein MHELGGIFPGPTTTTPAKPAWGGGVGRVTDTLESIVHQATYCNNKQTPKLMLTSVPHQPQTGHQSVKNVGSSVVASSGGKWAENSGHIQQTPVVGPPPPPLPGLVKKRTRSESEHCAPRNNNNDHEMSACASANAAFCKDSSNNNTNNNNNTNNDTTMMTWASFESPRSCTRTKTTTDEDSACHDGSENQEEDRDTKGETGRSYTTRKGRAAAVHNQSERRRRDRINQKMKALQKLVPNASKTDKASMLDEVIEYLKQLQAQVQMMSNARFMPQIMMPLGMQQHFHQMSLLARMGMGAGLGMGMGMLDTSSMGAAHPASQAIPSMIHPTQVATTASAFVPPAFVVPQMIPGSSQQPNSVDPGTSSSAPLQDPYSTLLAQSMNIDLYNRMAALQRQQQTSSQQTNNPLQSNHHHVQRS; from the exons ATGCACGAACTAGGAGGAATATTTCCCGGTCCAACAACTACCACCCCAGCAAAACCGGCATGGGGTGGTGGCGTAGGCAGGGTAACAGACACACTAGAATCCATAGTTCACCAAGCAACCTACtgcaacaacaaacaaaccccAAAATTAATGCTTACTTCAGTACCTCATCAGCCGCAAACAGGTCATCAGAGCGTGAAAAATGTTGGGTCATCAGTTGTGGCGTCTTCTGGAGGGAAATGGGCCGAGAATTCCGGACACATACAACAGACACCAGTAGTAGGCCCACCACCACCCCCTCTTCCGGGACTGGTGAAGAAACGGACACGCTCAGAGTCTGAACACTGCGCACCAAGAAACAATAACAACGATCATGAGATGAGCGCGTGTGCTAGTGCAAATGCTGCGTTTTGTAAGGATAGCAGTAATAATAATactaacaataacaataacaccAATAATGACACTACTATGATGACATGGGCGTCGTTTGAGTCTCCTAGGAGTTGTACAAGGACCAAGACTACCACCGATGAGGATTCTGCTTGCCATGATGGCTCG GAAAACCAGGAGGAAGATCGAGACACAAAAGGAGAAACAGGTCGATCATACACGACAAGAAAAGGACGGGCAGCTGCTGTTCATAATCAGTCTGAGAGG CGACGAAGAGACCGCATCAACCAAAAGATGAAAGCTCTGCAGAAGCTAGTTCCTAATGCCAGCAAA ACAGATAAAGCATCAATGTTAGATGAGGTAATAGAGTACCTGAAGCAGCTTCAAGCACAGGTTCAGATGATGAGTAATGCAAGATTTATGCCCCAGATTATGATGCCTTTAGGGATGCAGCAACACTTTCATCAGATGTCCCTCTTGGCCCGAATGGGAATGGGAGCGGGCCTAGGAATGGGCATGGGTATGCTAGACACTTCTAGTATGGGCGCCGCTCATCCAGCATCTCAGGCAATACCCTCAATGATTCATCCAACTCAAGTTGCCACTACTGCCTCCGCATTTGTGCCACCTGCCTTTGTTGTCCCTCAGATGATTCCTGGTTCTTCTCAGCAGCCAAACTCTGTAGATCCTGGTACTAGCAGTTCTGCTCCTTTACAGGATCCCTACAGCACACTTCTGGCACAG TCTATGAACATAGATCTTTACAACAGAATGGCAGCTTTACAGAGGCAACAACAGACATCATCACAACAAACAAACAATCCATTACAGTCAAATCATCATCATGTTCAACGAAGTTGA
- the LOC110799908 gene encoding transcription factor PIF7 isoform X1 has protein sequence MSQCMVPNWNLSHQRQDLNNQAEEGNRSSHVDLASSHHSHFQQHHQHQSFSQLVPMSNFEVAELTWENGQLAMHELGGIFPGPTTTTPAKPAWGGGVGRVTDTLESIVHQATYCNNKQTPKLMLTSVPHQPQTGHQSVKNVGSSVVASSGGKWAENSGHIQQTPVVGPPPPPLPGLVKKRTRSESEHCAPRNNNNDHEMSACASANAAFCKDSSNNNTNNNNNTNNDTTMMTWASFESPRSCTRTKTTTDEDSACHDGSENQEEDRDTKGETGRSYTTRKGRAAAVHNQSERRRRDRINQKMKALQKLVPNASKTDKASMLDEVIEYLKQLQAQVQMMSNARFMPQIMMPLGMQQHFHQMSLLARMGMGAGLGMGMGMLDTSSMGAAHPASQAIPSMIHPTQVATTASAFVPPAFVVPQMIPGSSQQPNSVDPGTSSSAPLQDPYSTLLAQSMNIDLYNRMAALQRQQQTSSQQTNNPLQSNHHHVQRS, from the exons ATGAGTCAGTGTATGGTACCCAATTGGAATCTAAGTCACCAAAGACAAGACCTTAACAACCAAGCTGAAGAAGGAAACAGATCCTCTCACGTGGACTTAGCTTCCTCCCATCATAGCCATTTTCAGCAACACCACCAACACCAGAGTTTCTCTCAACTCGTTCCCAT GTCGAATTTTGAGGTAGCAGAGCTAACATGGGAAAATGGACAACTAGCCATGCACGAACTAGGAGGAATATTTCCCGGTCCAACAACTACCACCCCAGCAAAACCGGCATGGGGTGGTGGCGTAGGCAGGGTAACAGACACACTAGAATCCATAGTTCACCAAGCAACCTACtgcaacaacaaacaaaccccAAAATTAATGCTTACTTCAGTACCTCATCAGCCGCAAACAGGTCATCAGAGCGTGAAAAATGTTGGGTCATCAGTTGTGGCGTCTTCTGGAGGGAAATGGGCCGAGAATTCCGGACACATACAACAGACACCAGTAGTAGGCCCACCACCACCCCCTCTTCCGGGACTGGTGAAGAAACGGACACGCTCAGAGTCTGAACACTGCGCACCAAGAAACAATAACAACGATCATGAGATGAGCGCGTGTGCTAGTGCAAATGCTGCGTTTTGTAAGGATAGCAGTAATAATAATactaacaataacaataacaccAATAATGACACTACTATGATGACATGGGCGTCGTTTGAGTCTCCTAGGAGTTGTACAAGGACCAAGACTACCACCGATGAGGATTCTGCTTGCCATGATGGCTCG GAAAACCAGGAGGAAGATCGAGACACAAAAGGAGAAACAGGTCGATCATACACGACAAGAAAAGGACGGGCAGCTGCTGTTCATAATCAGTCTGAGAGG CGACGAAGAGACCGCATCAACCAAAAGATGAAAGCTCTGCAGAAGCTAGTTCCTAATGCCAGCAAA ACAGATAAAGCATCAATGTTAGATGAGGTAATAGAGTACCTGAAGCAGCTTCAAGCACAGGTTCAGATGATGAGTAATGCAAGATTTATGCCCCAGATTATGATGCCTTTAGGGATGCAGCAACACTTTCATCAGATGTCCCTCTTGGCCCGAATGGGAATGGGAGCGGGCCTAGGAATGGGCATGGGTATGCTAGACACTTCTAGTATGGGCGCCGCTCATCCAGCATCTCAGGCAATACCCTCAATGATTCATCCAACTCAAGTTGCCACTACTGCCTCCGCATTTGTGCCACCTGCCTTTGTTGTCCCTCAGATGATTCCTGGTTCTTCTCAGCAGCCAAACTCTGTAGATCCTGGTACTAGCAGTTCTGCTCCTTTACAGGATCCCTACAGCACACTTCTGGCACAG TCTATGAACATAGATCTTTACAACAGAATGGCAGCTTTACAGAGGCAACAACAGACATCATCACAACAAACAAACAATCCATTACAGTCAAATCATCATCATGTTCAACGAAGTTGA